A stretch of DNA from Halobacillus litoralis:
AACAAGACACCAACGGCTTACTTTGTTTTCCAATGCAATTCCTCCTACGTATTCATAAATGTAGGATGCCCTATTTCATTGGATTCACGATGAGAAAATCTGGATATACTTACGTGGCTTTTATGTAAACTTTTATAGATCCACCAGATATGCCAAAGGCTTCCCCTTCCTGTTCCCAACCATATTTCTCATAATATCCTTCCAGGTCAGTAGCCAAATAAATAAAATCGTAACCCAACCTATCCGCTTCCTGACTGGCATGACTTAGCAGCTGTTTCCCGACCTTTCGTCCTCGATGATCCGGATGAACATAAAGGCACGCAAGCCATGGACAAAGGTCCTGGCGGCTGTTCATATCATTTCTGAGTAGAGCATACGTGCCAATGATTTCGTTCTTGTCCATGAGGATATAAAACTGCGGCAAATCATCCCCATTTTTTAATGATTGACGAATGCAGTCTTCATACAGCATGAAGTTATCTTCACTTCCCCACTGATCCCAAAAAATGTCGATGGCAGGGTCGACCAAATCCACTTTCTCTTGCAAATGAATCATTTTCATTCCTTTAACCCCTTCGCTTTACCAAAGATATTGGTTATTAGAATAGCCATCAGTATAGGCAGAACCAACATGAGCGCTGGCATGATTTTCACAATCGACGGGTCTTCTCCGCCATTGATCATCCATGGATCAGGCTCATGAAGAAGGGTCAGAACCAGACCAGTCCCCCAGGAAACAAGCCCATAGCTTAAAATCAACGTGAAAATGAACACGATGGTTTTCTTCATAAAATCACCTCTACCTTTTATACGAAGACCCTAGTCTCAAGTTTCAAACTTTCGTTTCGTAGATGTCATCACCGGGGATAAGGGTAACAAACAGGAAGGAGTGGGAAGTATGAAAAAATGGTTGATCATTCTCGGTATGGCAACTGTATTCACTCTAGCCGGCTGTGGTGGAGAGGACGACGGGGACATGGAAGAAGATCAGAACGAAAACCAGGAAGAAATGGAAGACACAGAAGAGAATTCGAATGATACAGAGAGCGATATGGGTGAAGATGATACAGAATCCGAGGATAACATGGATGAAGAAAATGGAGGTATGGAAGGAGATGATTCAAGCGATACCGAAGACAATGGTCAAGATGATGATGCCATGGATGATGAAGAACAATAACTAGCTGATTTCATTACCATAAAATTACACTATATTCACTTCCCCTTAACAATGGACGGGTATCTTTTATACGTAACTCACTTTGGAAAGGGGATTTTTTACATGTTGAAGAAATGGATGTTGGCGTTAGGTATGGTATCTGTTTTGACCCTTGCTGCTTGTGGTGGAGAAGAAGACGGTGAAATGGATGAAGATCAAACAGAAGAGCAGGAACAAAGTGACACAGAGAGCGAAGACAGCGAAGAATAATACATGAAAACCAAAAGGCGGATCCTCTTTAGGATTCGCCTTTTTTATTTGATCCGCCATTTCGTCTTCACTTGCTTGCGCGGAGAAGGATTGGCTTCAAGTGAAGATGAACAATTCGGGCAGATAATGGCTTGAGTGGGAATTGGCATACAGCAATAAGGGCACTCTTTTTTTGTCATCCCATGCAAAGGGTGCTGGTGAGGTTTTTTCCAGCGGTTGATTTGCCGGACGACGAGAAAAACCGCAAAAAGAATGATGATAAAACGGACAGAAGCCGTAACAAACAGACCATAATTGATGGTGGCCGCTCCCGCTTCTTTAGCAGCCGTAAGGGAAGGATAAACCGATCCATCCAGACTGAGAAACATATTCTCAAAATTCATTTTTGTATACAAAACACCAACAGGCGGAAGTAAAATATCCGTCACAAGTGAATCAATAAATCCACTGAAAGCGGCACCCAATACCATCCCAACTCCCATATCAACGGCACTTCCACGGACGGTGAACTGTTTGAATTCATGCAACAATCCCAAACCAGGCTCCTCCTCTCACCCATCATCCTATGAACAAAAAGGACAAACTATGATTCAGAAGGAAAACCTTCATACCTGTCACCGTTTTTCCTGACTACGGGTTTCCTCCCTGATCGTAACCGGTACGGGTAAGAGAGGCATCTATTCAACAGCTCCACCCTATGTACAGGTGCAGTCTTGAAGAAAATTCACCGAGACACGGTCGGCTTACATAACCCTTTTAGGAAAAGAGCAAGTTCCTTTATCTGCTCATTCTTCTGGTGATGACTTAAAGAAAGACGGATGAAAGACTTGGCCTCTTCCACATCATAGCCCATCGCAATCAATGTACCTGGCGGCTCCTGGCTGCCTGCATGGCAGGCGCTCCCCGTGGAAAAATGAAAATCACGGCGATTCCCTTCAAGCATCGCAAATTGCCCTTCCATCTCCGGTAGAATCAGACCGATGATCGGCACTGCATGATCCGCTGTGTCTCCTACGACCTTCCACTCTCCTGTTCTAAGAAACGTTTCTTTCAGTTCCAAAATCTTCGACTCAATCCTATGTCTTTCTCTCACCATTTTTTCAGCGGCGACCGTAAATCCGGCAATGCCCGGTGTGTTGACAGTTCCCGCTCTGACTCCCCCTTCATGCGTGCCCCCCGGGATTTTCGGAGCAAACGAAAGTGTCGGCCGAATATAAACCGCTCCTACCCCTTTCGGTCCGTAGAGTTTGTGTGCACTCACCGAGAGACTATCGACATAGGGTGCCACTTCCTCCATCGTCACTTTTCCAAAGGACTGAACACAATCACTGTGAAAAAGAATGCCATACGAGCGGCAAACATCTGATAGCTCGCGAATCGGCTGCACCGTTCCAATATCGGAATTCACATGTTGGATCGCCATGAGAACAGTATCCTCTTGGACTGCCCTTTCCACATCTTTAAGATTGACGCTTCCCGCTTCATTCAGTGGAACTCTCGTTACCTTATAACCCTCTCCTTCGTATTTCTGGATAAAGTTCCGTACAGAAGAATGCTCAGCATCCGTGGTAATGATGTGCTTTCCTCTTCCCGCTTTCAGCAGAGCGTGGATCGCAATTTCATTACTTTCCGTGCCTCCACTCGTGAAATAGACCCCTTCCTGTTCCACCCCCATTAGCCCTGCTATTGTATTTCGGCATTGTTCCAACAATGCATGAGCTTTTGTTCCGGAATCATGTAAGCTTTTCGTATTGGCAGAATAATTACGAGTCGCGTGAATGTATGCCTCGAGCGCATCCTCATCCACCGGGCATGTCGCCGCATAATCAAAGTACCTCTCCACATTTCTCTCTCCTTTTTGATCCAAATCTCTTGTCAATAGTTTAACAGTGTGTAAATATAAGTGTAAATACACATGTATATTTATGGAGGTTAAATTCATGGTTCGGACCGCAGATATCATCATCATCGGTAGTGGCGTAGCGGCCTTACAACTCGCCCGGCAACTTGCTGCGGACAAAAATGTGATTATTATCACAAAGTCCTCGCTCGGTCATGGAAATTCTCGTTTAGCTCAAGGTGGAATTGCTGCAGCTATAGGTGACCGTGATCACCCCTTTTATCACTTCATAGATTCAGTCATTGCTGGAAGATCAATGAATAATCATCAAGCGACACTCATGATGACGGAAGAAGCCCCGCAAATCATCAGAGAACTGGAAACGGATGGTTGTACTTTTGATTATAAAGAAAAGGGTATCCTTGCTCTTGGCAAAGAAGGCGCCCATACACAGAACCGAATCATCCATGGAGGTGGGGATCAAACAGGAAAAGTTCTTATGGATTACTTGATACAATCCCTCCCCCCTCACATCGTAATTCTTGAAAACCATTTTGTTTTTGAGTTGATGACAAACGAAGACGGAAGTTGCTTTGGGGTGAAAAGTACGGATGCCTATGGTATTCACGAATTCCATGCACCCCACACCGTCCTTGCGACAGGGGGATGTGGACAATTGTATTCATCCACATCCAATGCCTCTTCTGTGACGGGTGATGGGATGGCGCTCGCCTATCAAGCAGGTGCAGAACTTACCGACATGGAATTTATTCAGTTCCACCCTACCCTTCTGTACATACAAGAAAAGCCGGTGGGGTTGATTTCGGAAGCGGTACGCGGAGAAGGGGCCGTGCTCGTTGATGAAATGGGGAATCCGATCATGGAAAACGTTCACCCTCTTAGAGACCTCGCACCTAGGCATGTGGTTTCGCAAACGATTTATCAAAAAAAGAAAACCGGTGAAAACGTCTATTTGGATATAAGGGGCATAGACAGGTTTCAAACAAGGTTTCCCCATATCACAAATTTATGCCTGCAGTACGGTGTGGACCTGAATAAAGGGCAGATTCCAGTAGCTCCCGGCTGCCATTTTTCTATGGGTGGAGTGAAAACGGATAGGGTCGGAAGGTCAACAGTGGAAGGTTTGTATGCCATTGGGGAAGTCGCTTGTACAGGTGTACATGGAGCCAACCGACTGGCAAGCAACTCACTTCTTGAAGGACTCGTTTATGGAAAAAGACTGGCCAAACATTTGCAATATAGCTCGGATTATTTTTCTCGACCTAAGGAAGCCAACAGAAAAAGAAAGCCCTTCCCTTTCCAACTCCCCTCCAAAACCGAGATCCAGCAGCGGATGATGGAAAACGTCGGCATCATGAGGGATGGACAAAGGTTAGTCGACCATCTGCAGTGGTTAGAATCGTTCGTCCGACCATCCGAATGGAGGGCCTATGACTTAAGTATGCTCACATTCGAGCAAATGACGAGAATGTTTATGCTTCAAACATGCTGGCTGATCACCCGCTCCGCCCTCGAGCGTGAGGAAAGCCGAGGCGGCCATTATCGCAGCGATTTTCCTGAAGAGCAGTTGGAATGGCAAAACAAACAAATCATCAGACAAAGAACATTA
This window harbors:
- a CDS encoding IscS subfamily cysteine desulfurase, yielding MERYFDYAATCPVDEDALEAYIHATRNYSANTKSLHDSGTKAHALLEQCRNTIAGLMGVEQEGVYFTSGGTESNEIAIHALLKAGRGKHIITTDAEHSSVRNFIQKYEGEGYKVTRVPLNEAGSVNLKDVERAVQEDTVLMAIQHVNSDIGTVQPIRELSDVCRSYGILFHSDCVQSFGKVTMEEVAPYVDSLSVSAHKLYGPKGVGAVYIRPTLSFAPKIPGGTHEGGVRAGTVNTPGIAGFTVAAEKMVRERHRIESKILELKETFLRTGEWKVVGDTADHAVPIIGLILPEMEGQFAMLEGNRRDFHFSTGSACHAGSQEPPGTLIAMGYDVEEAKSFIRLSLSHHQKNEQIKELALFLKGLCKPTVSR
- the mscL gene encoding large conductance mechanosensitive channel protein MscL, with the translated sequence MGLLHEFKQFTVRGSAVDMGVGMVLGAAFSGFIDSLVTDILLPPVGVLYTKMNFENMFLSLDGSVYPSLTAAKEAGAATINYGLFVTASVRFIIILFAVFLVVRQINRWKKPHQHPLHGMTKKECPYCCMPIPTQAIICPNCSSSLEANPSPRKQVKTKWRIK
- a CDS encoding GNAT family N-acetyltransferase; protein product: MKMIHLQEKVDLVDPAIDIFWDQWGSEDNFMLYEDCIRQSLKNGDDLPQFYILMDKNEIIGTYALLRNDMNSRQDLCPWLACLYVHPDHRGRKVGKQLLSHASQEADRLGYDFIYLATDLEGYYEKYGWEQEGEAFGISGGSIKVYIKAT
- a CDS encoding DNA polymerase V family protein, which codes for MKKWLIILGMATVFTLAGCGGEDDGDMEEDQNENQEEMEDTEENSNDTESDMGEDDTESEDNMDEENGGMEGDDSSDTEDNGQDDDAMDDEEQ
- the nadB gene encoding L-aspartate oxidase encodes the protein MVRTADIIIIGSGVAALQLARQLAADKNVIIITKSSLGHGNSRLAQGGIAAAIGDRDHPFYHFIDSVIAGRSMNNHQATLMMTEEAPQIIRELETDGCTFDYKEKGILALGKEGAHTQNRIIHGGGDQTGKVLMDYLIQSLPPHIVILENHFVFELMTNEDGSCFGVKSTDAYGIHEFHAPHTVLATGGCGQLYSSTSNASSVTGDGMALAYQAGAELTDMEFIQFHPTLLYIQEKPVGLISEAVRGEGAVLVDEMGNPIMENVHPLRDLAPRHVVSQTIYQKKKTGENVYLDIRGIDRFQTRFPHITNLCLQYGVDLNKGQIPVAPGCHFSMGGVKTDRVGRSTVEGLYAIGEVACTGVHGANRLASNSLLEGLVYGKRLAKHLQYSSDYFSRPKEANRKRKPFPFQLPSKTEIQQRMMENVGIMRDGQRLVDHLQWLESFVRPSEWRAYDLSMLTFEQMTRMFMLQTCWLITRSALEREESRGGHYRSDFPEEQLEWQNKQIIRQRTLEMREAHESMET